In Capillibacterium thermochitinicola, a genomic segment contains:
- a CDS encoding small, acid-soluble spore protein, alpha/beta type: MARRSIVSDAVKYEIAKELGFADRIQINGDRYDYSNLTTREAGLIVRGLIEKAEQLLASQK; this comes from the coding sequence GTGGCGCGTCGTAGTATCGTATCTGATGCGGTCAAATACGAAATTGCCAAAGAACTTGGTTTTGCTGACCGTATTCAGATCAACGGCGACCGTTACGACTACAGCAATCTCACTACCCGGGAAGCTGGCCTGATCGTGCGCGGCCTAATCGAAAAAGCCGAGCAATTGTTGGCCAGCCAAAAATAG